In the Panthera leo isolate Ple1 chromosome C2, P.leo_Ple1_pat1.1, whole genome shotgun sequence genome, ttgcccaaaggaaacgaaaacactaatttgaaaaactaTACAGCCATCCTTAtgcttactgcagcattacttacattagccaagatacggaagcaaaaTGTCcagtgacagatgaatggataaagaggaggtggacacacacacacacacacacacacacacactggaatactactcagccattaaaaagaatgagatcttggggcgcctgggtgtctcagtcggttaagcgtccgactcttggtttcgtctcgggtcatgatttcatggtattgtgagttcaagccccgtgtcagactctgcgctggtggcacagagcccgctagggattctgtgtctccctctctctccacccctccactgctcgtgctgtctctgtctctctcaaaataaataaataaacttaaaaaaaagaaaaataaaaagatgagatcttgccatttgcaacaacatggacgaacCTAGAGAATACAGTGctgtgtgaaataagtcagacagagaaagacaaataccgcatCATTTCgctcacatgtggaatctaaaaaaacaagatgaataaacacaaaaactaggacctaaataaattttaaaaaaagcagatgGTGACCACCACTCTCCTGGCAAGCACCAAGTAACACAGAAAACTGTTGattcattatgctgtacacctgaaactaacactgtgTGTCGTACTTCaactcaaagagagagagaaaggctttcTTCTAGTCTAACTTATAAATCCACAGTGCTCGGTTCCATGCTGGCAGGATGACGCAGCACAGCAGCTGAGAGTGGAAAAGCCTGAATTCTCACACCTGGACTCTGGGGGCTGCAGAGTTCTGGAGGACAGTCTGGTACCAATTTTAAGGACCCCAGGTGACACAATACGGCACTTACTTGCAATATATAGAAGGCAACACTTATAACCCATTTTATCTTGGCCAATTGGGCTGTCCGAGCTttcactgaaaggaaaacaaggatgaaatcattattatcagtcctgaaaaatgaagaaaatactcaaaggacacagaaatgtcattttcattttataaaatgttttctaattcagtgtatttagaaattataaaccagacaggtgcctgggtggctcagtcagacatCCGAttctggacttcggctcaggtcgtgctctcgtggctcatgagttcgagccccaagtcgggctcggtgctgacagctcagagcctggagcctacttcagatcctgtgtctccctctcggtctctgcccctccccgacttgtgtgtgtgtgcgcgctctgtctcaaaaataaactttggaaaaaaaaagaaaatataaaacagaatttcTTAAAAGCCACAGATTATGCCAGTCATTGAAATAGAATCACACACAGATTATAAGATTTGAAGCTTTAATTGTGAAAATGCTTAAAACTATCCATCTACATCAGAGATTCCTTTTATAGTGCACTTATCACTCACCAAGAGGACTATATTTgctccccaggcctccctgtgTACACAGCACACTAACCCAGAAGTGGAAACCTGGCTAGTCCTGGGCCTGGGTGGGCCCTTCCATATGTCCTATGAGCCATGGAGACAGCTCTCTCACCCAGCACATGGGTGAAAAACGTCTTCATCACAGGAGACTGCTAGGGGTGGTGGCAAAAGTAGCGGTGAACAAGACCAAACCCGACCCTGAAGTCTATACTGGGGTAAGGACGCTGCTGGGCATTTCTGAGAGTATTCACAAAAGCCCGTGGGAATCCAGTATGACATTTTCTCAGGCTTATCTCAAAATGTATTGAATTTGAAAATGTCTACCTACAGAAAACGAAGAAAAACTCAGAAGATGTTAGTTGTTTCTGTGTTTAGGAAGCAAAGGTTCACAGGCaagtaaggagaaagaaataatgatCACTGGGTTTCTTCCAGACAACCTAAACATTGCTTTCAACAGTTAGAACATCGAAGAATCGAAACATATATTCTACGAATCTTTATATAAAAACTTCTCTATTAATCAGCTCTCGTAAAGCTTTCCACACTACAACTGAAACCAGTACCGTGAGTTTTGAGCTTATCCGTCATCTTGTTGATCTTTCTCTCCAGCCTGGCGTATCTGGCGAATTCATCCATCATGTTGACGGTGGAGAGTTCTTGCTTCATACCCTGGATCTCCGCTCTCATCTGCGACTCCTGCTCGGCGTCCTTCTGCAGCACCCTGGACATCTGGTGGGGCGGACAGCGGGGATCAGCGCCTTTCCACGGGGGTAcaccttctcccccacctcctccaccactCCACTGAGGTCTCTTCCAGCGGGGCAGGCTGCCCCTTACCTACATAGCCAGCCTCGGCTGCCCGGTCCTCCTGCCCCCACAACCACCACAAAGACAAAAACTCCCTCTGATGTGGACCATTATTCACATTATACGTTTCCTTTTGCAGATATGCTCACGGATCGCTCTGGTACAAATGGATGTATCTTTCACTCTAACCACAAAACGGTGATTACAGAATGAAAACCAATTCCAGTTGCCACTCGGGTGACAAGGAGCACACATCCTCTTAGGTAGGCAGAGGCAGGTGGGCGTAGGGGGCCAGTGAGGAGGGCGTAGCCCAGCAGGAGGAGGGCActcccacagaggggcacctTGGCAAGGGGGTCAGAGCCAAGCACAGTGCTACAGGGGTCTCCAAGAAAGGGCGGCCTGGCATTAGAGTGAGCGCAGGAGTCATACAGGATACAGGCTGGGAGCACCCAGccaaacacagagacagagcccaagaggGGCTGGCCggcatgggggatggggggagcagGCATTGCAGGGGgcagggacggggtggggggagcaggcaTGGGGGGCAggcatgggggatgggggaggagcaggcgTGGGGGAGCAGGCACAGGGGTGAGGGGGAGTAGGCATGGGGGAAcaggcatggggggtgggggggagcaggcaGCAGTGAGGATGGGAGTTACAAAGCCTTAATCAAATACAGCagacataatgaaaataatgggaGGCAGTTTTCTGTCAGAAAAGGGGATTAGAAATATGGATCTGGAAAAGAATACAGTGAATCCTGCTGTGTTGAATTAGAATTGGAGGCATATGGGTGTGAACTTGCGATTTTCCGCAGATGGAGAAATACAGATGTAAAGGTTTGTGAAGGGGCACCTCCGACAGCCAGGCCCCCATCGCTCACATGCAGCGTCCCCAGATACCtgcccacgcacacaca is a window encoding:
- the LOC122229647 gene encoding guided entry of tail-anchored proteins factor 1 isoform X4, which translates into the protein MSRVLQKDAEQESQMRAEIQGMKQELSTVNMMDEFARYARLERKINKMTDKLKTHVKARTAQLAKIKWVISVAFYILQAALMVSLIWKYYSVPVAVVPSKWITPLDRLVAFPTRVAGGVGITCWILVCNKVVAIVLHPFS